The following coding sequences are from one Comamonas koreensis window:
- a CDS encoding MetQ/NlpA family ABC transporter substrate-binding protein, whose translation MFKKTLSVLAIAALAVSAHAADVVLKVAASPVPHAEILNFIKPKLKAEGVDLQVREFSDYIQPNAAVEDKQLDANFFQHQPYLDSYNKDRKSSLVQVPNGKVHVEPFGAYSSKIKNIKDLKDGATVAIPNDPSNGGRALLLLQKHGLIELKDASKLTSTPLDIAKNPKKLKFKELEAPLLPRALGDVDLALINTNYAIEAKLNPTKDALFIEGADSPYTNIIAARADRANDEAIAKLTRALHGDDVKKFILEKYKGAVVPAF comes from the coding sequence ATGTTCAAAAAAACGCTTTCCGTTCTTGCCATCGCGGCCCTGGCCGTGTCTGCCCACGCTGCTGATGTGGTGCTGAAAGTGGCGGCCTCGCCGGTGCCACATGCCGAAATCCTCAATTTCATCAAGCCCAAGCTCAAGGCTGAGGGTGTGGATCTGCAAGTGCGCGAGTTCAGTGACTACATCCAGCCCAATGCGGCGGTGGAAGACAAGCAGCTCGATGCCAACTTCTTCCAGCACCAGCCTTACCTGGACAGCTACAACAAGGACCGCAAGAGCTCGCTGGTGCAAGTGCCCAATGGCAAGGTGCATGTGGAGCCCTTTGGCGCCTACTCCAGCAAGATCAAGAACATCAAGGACCTGAAGGACGGCGCCACCGTGGCCATCCCCAATGACCCGTCCAACGGCGGCCGCGCCTTGCTGTTGCTGCAAAAGCACGGCCTGATCGAGCTCAAGGACGCCTCCAAGCTGACTTCAACGCCGCTGGACATCGCCAAGAACCCCAAGAAGCTCAAGTTCAAGGAGCTCGAAGCGCCGCTGCTGCCGCGCGCGCTCGGTGACGTGGATCTGGCCCTGATCAACACCAACTACGCGATCGAAGCCAAGCTCAACCCCACGAAGGACGCGCTCTTTATCGAAGGCGCCGATTCGCCCTACACCAACATCATTGCCGCCCGTGCAGACCGCGCCAATGACGAGGCGATTGCCAAGCTGACCCGTGCGCTGCATGGCGACGATGTGAAGAAATTCATCCTGGAGAAGTACAAGGGCGCCGTCGTCCCCGCATTCTGA
- a CDS encoding DUF3820 family protein: protein MSSPFDPDQLLRLLTTPMPFGKYQGRAIADLPGNYLNWFAREGFPKGDLGRLLALMHEIDHNGLGELLHPLRASLQASGQAAGQPPRK, encoded by the coding sequence ATGTCTAGCCCGTTTGACCCCGATCAGCTGCTGCGCCTGCTCACCACCCCCATGCCTTTTGGCAAGTACCAGGGCCGCGCCATTGCGGACCTGCCAGGCAATTACCTCAACTGGTTTGCGCGGGAGGGCTTTCCCAAAGGCGATCTGGGCCGGCTGCTGGCACTGATGCACGAGATCGACCACAACGGCCTGGGCGAGTTGCTGCACCCTCTGCGCGCCAGCCTGCAGGCGAGCGGGCAGGCAGCTGGACAGCCTCCGCGAAAATGA
- a CDS encoding ABC transporter substrate-binding protein, with the protein MNPSFRTSASVLALTIAGLVLPGLAHAKRMGGGVKRPAATQKAAPAPAAKPATPAAAAPAAAPAAAAAPAAAAPAAAAPTAGGSSMMGTMGAAAVGAVAGTMAGSAMAGAMGGDKGKEEAAAKEAEAKKAEAEAAALQKQADDAKAKADAARSAVK; encoded by the coding sequence GTGAACCCCTCTTTTCGCACCTCTGCATCCGTTCTTGCTTTGACCATTGCTGGTCTGGTTCTGCCAGGCCTGGCCCACGCCAAGCGCATGGGCGGCGGTGTCAAGCGTCCCGCAGCCACGCAAAAGGCGGCCCCTGCACCGGCAGCCAAGCCTGCGACACCAGCCGCCGCTGCACCCGCGGCCGCTCCAGCAGCGGCTGCAGCCCCTGCCGCTGCGGCACCGGCCGCCGCGGCACCGACCGCTGGCGGCTCCAGCATGATGGGCACCATGGGCGCAGCTGCCGTGGGCGCCGTTGCTGGCACGATGGCCGGCAGTGCCATGGCGGGCGCCATGGGCGGTGACAAGGGCAAGGAAGAAGCCGCTGCCAAGGAAGCCGAAGCCAAGAAGGCAGAGGCCGAAGCGGCGGCGCTGCAAAAGCAGGCCGATGATGCCAAGGCCAAGGCCGACGCAGCCCGCTCTGCCGTCAAGTAA
- a CDS encoding LysE/ArgO family amino acid transporter, which yields MWTTSMTSTWLAGFTVCLSLIVSIGAQNLYVLRQAVSGEHVRACVAWCVFSDALLIGIGVAGMAQVLGDSPTLAYYLTLGGALFLLAYGLMALWRAAMPAGAAPAADGDGAPATAARRGLWRVLGALVVITLFNPHVYLDTVVLVGSIGARQDGSLKWIFVLGAASASLAWFVMLASAGRRLQTLFAKPQAWRVMDGFTGVMMLALAWWVYSGLGSIAAA from the coding sequence ATGTGGACAACAAGCATGACTTCTACCTGGCTGGCCGGTTTCACGGTCTGCCTTTCTTTGATCGTCTCGATCGGTGCGCAAAACCTCTATGTGCTGCGCCAGGCCGTGAGCGGCGAGCATGTACGCGCCTGCGTCGCCTGGTGCGTGTTCAGCGATGCGTTGCTGATCGGTATTGGCGTGGCCGGCATGGCCCAGGTGCTGGGGGATTCGCCCACCCTGGCCTACTACCTCACCTTGGGCGGCGCACTGTTTTTGCTGGCCTATGGCCTGATGGCTCTGTGGCGCGCCGCGATGCCCGCTGGCGCAGCGCCTGCTGCCGATGGGGACGGTGCGCCGGCCACGGCGGCCCGGCGCGGCCTGTGGCGCGTGCTGGGTGCGCTGGTCGTCATCACCTTGTTCAACCCCCATGTCTACCTGGACACGGTGGTGCTGGTGGGCTCGATCGGCGCACGCCAGGACGGCAGCCTCAAATGGATCTTTGTGCTGGGTGCGGCCAGTGCGAGTCTCGCCTGGTTTGTGATGCTGGCCAGCGCCGGCCGGCGCCTGCAAACGCTGTTTGCCAAGCCCCAGGCCTGGCGCGTGATGGACGGCTTTACCGGCGTGATGATGCTGGCGCTGGCCTGGTGGGTATACAGCGGGCTCGGCAGCATCGCAGCGGCCTGA
- a CDS encoding HTH-type transcriptional regulator ArgP, producing MLDYLGLAALAAVVREGSFERAAKKLHVTPSAVSQRIKQLEERSGQVLVQRGNPCTGTEAGLRLCLHLEQVALLENALRRSNPDLLPDAPVAPTIKLAVNADSLSTWFMDAMAEFTASGNELLDLRVDDQDHTAQALREGAVLGAVTGTSGQIPGCNSWPLGTMRYVAAASPGFMTRYFADGVSTQALAQAPIMTFDRKDRLQDQWLQAQGMASRGSGPRHFLPSNQGYVRACEIGMGWGMHPTVLIAEQLARGSLVPLVPDTPLDVPLYWALPRSAQTSLARLTDCVMRAASRVLTPAA from the coding sequence ATGCTGGACTACCTGGGACTGGCCGCGCTGGCGGCCGTGGTGCGCGAGGGCAGCTTCGAGCGCGCCGCCAAGAAACTCCATGTCACCCCATCGGCGGTGTCGCAGCGCATCAAGCAGCTCGAGGAGCGCAGCGGCCAGGTGCTGGTGCAGCGCGGCAATCCCTGCACCGGCACCGAGGCCGGCCTGCGTCTGTGCCTGCACCTCGAGCAGGTGGCCTTGCTGGAAAACGCCCTGCGCCGCAGCAACCCCGATCTGCTGCCCGACGCGCCGGTCGCGCCCACCATCAAGCTGGCTGTCAATGCCGACTCGCTCTCGACCTGGTTCATGGATGCGATGGCCGAATTCACCGCCTCGGGCAACGAGCTGCTGGATTTGCGCGTGGACGACCAGGACCACACCGCCCAGGCGCTGCGCGAAGGGGCGGTGCTGGGCGCAGTGACCGGCACCAGCGGCCAGATTCCGGGCTGCAACAGCTGGCCGCTGGGCACGATGCGCTATGTGGCAGCGGCCAGCCCCGGCTTTATGACGCGTTACTTTGCAGACGGGGTGAGCACCCAGGCGCTGGCCCAGGCGCCCATCATGACCTTTGACCGCAAGGACCGGCTGCAGGACCAGTGGCTGCAGGCCCAGGGCATGGCCTCGCGCGGCAGCGGTCCCCGGCATTTTCTGCCATCCAACCAGGGCTATGTGCGTGCCTGCGAGATCGGCATGGGCTGGGGCATGCACCCCACGGTGCTGATTGCCGAGCAGCTCGCGCGCGGCAGCCTGGTGCCGCTGGTGCCCGACACCCCGCTGGACGTGCCGCTGTACTGGGCGCTGCCGCGCAGCGCGCAGACCAGCCTGGCCCGGTTGACGGACTGCGTCATGCGCGCAGCCAGCCGCGTGCTCACGCCTGCGGCTTGA
- a CDS encoding ABC transporter ATP-binding protein — protein MIEVEDLIVDYPGHRALHGVSLQIEAGTVTALVGPNGAGKSTLLRCITGLEAPLSGSTRVAGIDVQQAPRRAHQCMGYLSDFFGLYETLSVAQCLQYAAESQGLSRQAATARVHAVAEQLALTAKLGHATRNLSRGQRQRVAIGQAIIHEPQVLLLDEPASGLDPEARSSLSTLFRQLQAQGMTLVVSSHILSELDEYCSHILSIREGRITSHGPLNAVAGAGGIGALPSELVMQLELAAPLAQPELALAGYRLVDMRAGREGSASHILWIGMPAHDTAARVQLLQQLVAHGAQVLGYQEARTSLQERYQQSLEAPVDPQALFAKEWP, from the coding sequence ATGATTGAGGTGGAGGATCTCATCGTCGACTACCCCGGCCACCGCGCGCTGCATGGCGTGAGCCTGCAGATCGAGGCGGGCACCGTCACCGCCTTGGTGGGGCCCAATGGCGCGGGCAAATCCACCTTGCTGCGCTGCATTACCGGGCTGGAAGCGCCGCTGAGCGGCAGCACCCGGGTGGCAGGCATTGATGTGCAGCAAGCGCCCCGCCGCGCCCACCAGTGCATGGGCTATCTGTCGGATTTCTTCGGGCTCTACGAGACCCTGAGCGTGGCCCAGTGCCTGCAGTACGCCGCCGAAAGCCAGGGCCTGAGCCGCCAGGCAGCCACCGCGCGCGTGCATGCCGTGGCCGAGCAATTGGCGCTGACGGCCAAGCTGGGCCATGCCACGCGCAATCTCTCGCGTGGCCAGCGCCAGCGCGTGGCCATTGGCCAGGCCATCATCCATGAGCCCCAGGTGCTGCTACTCGATGAGCCCGCCAGCGGGCTCGATCCGGAAGCGCGCAGCAGCCTCTCGACCCTGTTCCGCCAGTTGCAGGCCCAGGGCATGACCCTGGTCGTCTCCAGCCACATCCTGAGCGAGCTTGACGAGTACTGCAGCCATATCCTGTCGATCCGCGAAGGCCGCATCACCAGCCACGGGCCCCTGAATGCGGTCGCTGGCGCCGGCGGCATCGGCGCCCTGCCCTCCGAGCTGGTGATGCAGCTGGAGCTGGCCGCGCCGCTCGCCCAGCCCGAGTTAGCACTGGCTGGCTACCGCCTGGTCGATATGCGTGCGGGCCGTGAGGGCAGCGCCTCTCATATCCTGTGGATTGGCATGCCTGCGCATGACACTGCTGCCCGCGTGCAGCTGCTGCAGCAGCTCGTGGCCCACGGCGCGCAGGTGCTGGGCTACCAGGAGGCGCGCACCAGTCTGCAGGAGCGCTACCAGCAAAGCCTGGAGGCCCCCGTTGATCCCCAAGCGCTGTTTGCCAAGGAGTGGCCATGA
- a CDS encoding DUF2721 domain-containing protein — MSIDVSNITHSIQLAVAPVFFLTGVAGMIGAVAGRLARIIDRGRVLEDRMMASKDEDYVQRSLLELNFLRRRGRLANLCIGLLTLCGALIALTIILLFVGQTTKTEIDANSWSLAAMFSFGLGVVSFVSALCCFMVETMMATQLLNFHPLRQPATIPCMAASQAAAAAAPRKAGAEPSRHDAFMPQA, encoded by the coding sequence ATGTCCATCGACGTCAGCAACATCACCCACAGCATCCAGCTGGCTGTGGCTCCCGTTTTCTTTCTCACCGGGGTGGCGGGCATGATTGGCGCCGTCGCCGGCCGGCTCGCGCGCATCATCGACCGGGGCCGCGTGCTCGAAGACCGCATGATGGCCTCCAAGGACGAGGACTATGTGCAGCGCTCCTTGCTGGAGCTGAACTTTCTGCGCCGCCGCGGGCGCCTGGCCAATCTCTGCATTGGTTTGCTGACCTTGTGCGGCGCGCTGATTGCGCTGACCATCATCTTGCTGTTCGTCGGCCAGACCACCAAGACCGAGATCGACGCCAACAGCTGGTCGCTGGCAGCCATGTTCAGCTTTGGCCTGGGCGTGGTCAGCTTTGTCTCGGCGCTGTGCTGCTTCATGGTCGAGACCATGATGGCCACGCAGCTGCTGAACTTCCATCCGCTGCGCCAGCCGGCCACGATTCCCTGCATGGCCGCGTCCCAGGCGGCTGCCGCTGCGGCCCCGCGCAAAGCAGGGGCCGAGCCCAGCCGCCACGATGCCTTCATGCCCCAGGCCTGA
- a CDS encoding SlyX family protein, with product MSTLEPLQQRLEALEIKSAYADDLLEELNLTIYKQQQQIDRLLHLVKDLQQRMPETGSVAPGARDELPPHY from the coding sequence ATGTCCACCCTCGAACCCCTGCAGCAGCGCCTTGAAGCCTTGGAGATCAAGTCCGCCTATGCCGACGACCTGCTCGAAGAGCTGAACCTGACGATATACAAGCAGCAGCAGCAGATCGACCGCCTGCTGCACCTGGTCAAAGACCTGCAGCAGCGCATGCCCGAGACCGGATCTGTTGCGCCAGGTGCACGCGACGAGCTGCCGCCGCACTACTGA
- a CDS encoding PLP-dependent aminotransferase family protein codes for MTLRFASRLDNVETSAIRELFKLLGKPGIISFAGGFPDAAMFDVEGVREAANAALTEEPGAALQYGATEGYQPFREQIVGLMAAKGVQSLTPEQLIVTTGSQQALDLLGKTMISPGDKVIVEGPTFLATIQCFRLYGAEVISAPTDENGVIPEALEQLIAEHQPKLVYLIPTFGNPSGALLSLERRRQVLEMAVRHQTLVVEDDPYGDLYFDAPPPPSMLALSDSVPGSRDYLAHCGSMSKVLSPGLRLGWLIAPAELLGKCVMCKQFSDAHTSTFSQATAAQYLKAGRMPATLDRVRTTYAARSKAMGEGLRSQLGDAVRFVQPLGGMFIWVQLTGARGQETDGNALAKRAIEQGVAFVPGTPFFAQNPDTSTLRLSFATADIARIEEGIARLAKAL; via the coding sequence ATGACACTGCGCTTTGCCTCCCGCCTCGACAATGTCGAGACGTCCGCCATCCGTGAACTGTTCAAGCTGCTGGGCAAGCCCGGCATCATCAGTTTTGCCGGGGGCTTTCCGGATGCAGCCATGTTCGATGTGGAAGGGGTGCGCGAGGCCGCCAATGCGGCGCTGACCGAGGAGCCGGGCGCCGCGCTGCAGTACGGTGCGACCGAGGGCTACCAGCCGTTTCGCGAGCAGATCGTCGGTCTGATGGCCGCCAAGGGCGTGCAGTCGCTGACGCCCGAGCAGCTCATCGTCACCACCGGCAGCCAGCAGGCGCTGGACCTGCTGGGCAAGACCATGATCTCGCCCGGCGACAAGGTGATCGTCGAGGGCCCGACCTTTCTGGCCACGATCCAGTGCTTTCGCCTCTACGGCGCCGAAGTCATCAGCGCCCCCACCGATGAGAACGGCGTCATCCCCGAAGCGCTGGAGCAACTGATCGCCGAGCATCAGCCCAAGCTGGTCTACCTGATCCCCACCTTTGGCAACCCCAGCGGCGCGCTGCTGAGCCTGGAGCGCCGCCGCCAGGTTCTGGAGATGGCCGTGCGCCACCAGACCCTGGTGGTCGAGGACGATCCCTATGGCGACCTGTATTTTGATGCGCCGCCGCCGCCCAGCATGCTGGCGCTGTCGGACAGCGTGCCCGGCAGCCGTGACTACCTGGCCCACTGCGGCAGCATGAGCAAGGTGCTCAGCCCCGGCCTGCGCCTGGGCTGGCTGATTGCGCCGGCCGAGCTGCTGGGCAAGTGCGTGATGTGCAAGCAGTTCAGCGATGCGCATACCAGCACCTTCAGCCAGGCCACCGCCGCCCAGTACCTCAAAGCCGGCCGCATGCCCGCCACCTTGGACCGCGTGCGCACCACCTACGCGGCGCGCAGCAAGGCCATGGGCGAGGGTCTGCGCAGCCAGCTGGGCGATGCCGTGCGCTTTGTGCAGCCGCTGGGCGGCATGTTCATCTGGGTGCAGCTGACGGGCGCCCGAGGCCAGGAGACGGACGGCAATGCGCTGGCCAAGCGCGCCATCGAGCAGGGCGTGGCCTTTGTGCCCGGCACGCCGTTCTTCGCGCAGAACCCCGATACCTCGACCCTGCGCCTGTCGTTTGCCACCGCCGATATCGCGCGCATCGAAGAGGGCATTGCCCGTCTGGCCAAGGCGCTGTAA
- a CDS encoding DUF4105 domain-containing protein, with product MRIAAFFIVLVKLLASLLMLAGVVWACGALWFQLAQSVKSGSARGLLLGVWVGVGLYCIFLLWQQRAPRGLLIYGLLLAGILAWWASIQPSNTRKWAPDVAQQLSGTVQGDLVQLHNVRNFDWQTASKATPRWEDRNYDLRQLVSVDMSTSYWMGPAIAHTLVSFGFDDGKGPRRYLTFSVEIRKERGEQFSAVGGFFKQFEQSLVAADEHDILRVRSNMRGEEVYLYSVAMPRAAMRSLFIAYVDKANALVETPQFYHTLFANCTTIVFEMVRRIVPGLPMDWRLLASGYLPQYVDSLGALARPHDFEAIHEAAHINARAKAVRPGEDFSAAIRQGVPQAPLQP from the coding sequence ATGCGCATCGCCGCTTTCTTTATTGTTTTGGTCAAATTGCTGGCCTCGCTGCTCATGCTCGCAGGCGTTGTCTGGGCCTGCGGGGCGCTGTGGTTTCAGCTGGCACAGTCGGTCAAGTCGGGCTCGGCCCGGGGTCTGCTGCTGGGGGTCTGGGTGGGGGTGGGCCTGTACTGCATCTTCCTGCTGTGGCAGCAGCGTGCGCCCCGGGGTTTGCTGATCTATGGTCTGCTGTTGGCGGGCATCCTGGCCTGGTGGGCCAGCATCCAGCCGTCCAACACGCGCAAATGGGCGCCGGATGTAGCCCAGCAGCTGTCGGGCACAGTGCAGGGCGACCTGGTGCAGCTGCACAATGTGCGCAATTTTGACTGGCAGACCGCAAGCAAGGCGACCCCGCGCTGGGAAGACCGCAACTATGACCTGCGCCAGCTCGTCTCGGTGGACATGAGCACCTCGTACTGGATGGGGCCGGCCATTGCCCACACCCTGGTGTCCTTTGGCTTTGACGATGGCAAGGGCCCGCGCCGCTACCTGACCTTCTCGGTGGAGATCCGCAAGGAGCGCGGCGAGCAGTTCTCGGCCGTAGGCGGCTTTTTCAAGCAGTTCGAGCAAAGCCTGGTCGCCGCCGATGAGCACGACATCCTGCGCGTGCGCAGCAATATGCGCGGGGAAGAGGTCTACCTCTACAGCGTCGCCATGCCGCGCGCTGCGATGCGCTCGCTGTTCATCGCCTATGTGGACAAGGCCAATGCGCTGGTCGAGACGCCGCAGTTCTACCACACGCTGTTTGCCAACTGCACCACCATCGTGTTCGAGATGGTGCGCCGCATCGTGCCAGGCCTGCCGATGGACTGGCGCCTGCTGGCCAGCGGCTACCTGCCCCAGTATGTGGACAGCCTGGGCGCCCTCGCCCGCCCGCATGACTTTGAGGCCATCCATGAGGCCGCGCACATCAACGCCCGCGCCAAGGCAGTGCGCCCGGGTGAGGATTTCTCGGCCGCCATCCGCCAGGGCGTGCCGCAGGCGCCGCTGCAGCCCTGA
- the nth gene encoding endonuclease III, with the protein MKTADIQPFFATLKAANPSPQTELEYTSVFELLAAVLLSAQATDVGVNKATRKLFPVANTPQAMLALGLEGLEGYIKTIGLYRSKAKHLMETCRILVERHGGQVPDTREALEALPGVGRKTANVVLNVAFGQPTMAVDTHIFRVSNRTGLAPGKNPLEVEKQLMQRVPDDYAVDSHHWLILLGRYVCQARKPRCWECLVSSYCDFSPKTPPPQGALR; encoded by the coding sequence ATGAAAACCGCTGATATCCAACCCTTCTTCGCCACCTTGAAGGCGGCCAATCCTTCGCCCCAGACCGAGCTGGAATACACCTCGGTGTTCGAGCTGCTCGCTGCCGTGCTGCTGTCGGCCCAGGCAACCGATGTGGGCGTGAACAAGGCCACCCGCAAGCTCTTTCCGGTCGCCAACACGCCCCAGGCCATGCTGGCGCTGGGGCTGGAAGGCCTGGAGGGCTATATCAAGACCATCGGCCTGTACCGCAGCAAGGCCAAGCATCTGATGGAAACCTGCCGCATTCTGGTGGAACGCCATGGCGGCCAGGTGCCCGATACGCGCGAGGCGCTCGAAGCGCTTCCCGGCGTGGGCCGCAAGACCGCCAATGTGGTGCTCAATGTGGCCTTTGGCCAGCCGACGATGGCGGTGGACACCCATATCTTCCGCGTCAGCAACCGCACCGGCCTGGCGCCCGGCAAGAACCCGCTGGAGGTGGAAAAGCAGCTGATGCAGCGCGTGCCGGACGACTATGCCGTCGATTCGCACCACTGGCTGATCCTGCTGGGCCGCTATGTCTGCCAGGCGCGCAAGCCGCGCTGCTGGGAATGCCTGGTCAGCAGCTACTGCGATTTCTCGCCCAAGACACCGCCACCGCAAGGCGCGCTGCGCTGA
- the cobT gene encoding nicotinate-nucleotide--dimethylbenzimidazole phosphoribosyltransferase, with amino-acid sequence MSESSFSPLIPSIASIEDAAFRQQVQQLLDNKTKPLGSLGLLEALALRIASILGSTQPRLADPQMVVFAADHGLVAQGVSAYPADVTWQMVGNFLAGGAAVSVLSRQHGVALNVVDCGVARDFEPQTDALPPGTPRLWLRKVAPGTQDSSLGPAMDMAQCEAAIANGRALLQALPGNALLLGEMGIGNTSSASLLLARLCNLDVETVTGAGTGLSGEGVARKAAVLRRVLARHADVHEPLAVLAAMGGLEVATMVGAVLQAALERRVIVVDGFITSAAVLVASRLQPAVLERCVYAHRSGEPGHSHLLAALQAQPLLDWQLRLGEGSGAALAWPLLESACAMLRDMASFASAGVSTQSNA; translated from the coding sequence ATGTCCGAATCCTCGTTCTCCCCGCTCATCCCTTCCATTGCCTCGATTGAGGACGCCGCCTTTCGCCAGCAAGTGCAGCAGCTGCTGGACAACAAGACCAAGCCGCTGGGCTCGCTGGGCTTGCTGGAGGCCCTCGCGCTGCGCATCGCCTCCATTCTGGGTAGCACCCAGCCCCGTCTGGCAGACCCCCAGATGGTGGTGTTTGCAGCCGACCATGGCCTGGTGGCGCAGGGCGTGTCGGCCTACCCGGCCGATGTGACCTGGCAGATGGTGGGCAATTTTCTGGCTGGCGGGGCGGCGGTGAGTGTGCTCTCGCGCCAGCATGGCGTGGCGCTGAATGTGGTCGACTGCGGCGTGGCCCGCGATTTTGAACCCCAGACCGATGCGTTGCCCCCAGGCACGCCGCGCCTGTGGCTGCGCAAGGTGGCTCCGGGCACGCAAGACAGCAGCCTGGGCCCGGCGATGGACATGGCGCAGTGCGAAGCGGCCATTGCCAATGGCCGCGCGCTGCTGCAGGCCTTGCCCGGCAATGCCTTGCTGCTGGGTGAGATGGGCATTGGCAACACCTCGAGCGCGTCGCTGCTGTTGGCGCGGCTGTGCAACCTGGATGTGGAAACCGTCACCGGCGCAGGTACCGGGCTGAGCGGCGAGGGCGTAGCCCGCAAGGCCGCCGTGCTGCGCCGGGTGCTGGCGCGCCATGCCGATGTGCACGAGCCCCTGGCCGTGCTGGCCGCGATGGGCGGGCTGGAAGTGGCCACAATGGTGGGCGCGGTGCTGCAGGCTGCGCTGGAGCGCCGCGTGATCGTGGTCGATGGCTTTATCACCAGCGCGGCCGTGCTGGTGGCCTCACGCCTGCAGCCCGCCGTGCTGGAGCGCTGCGTCTATGCCCACCGCTCGGGCGAGCCCGGCCATAGCCACTTGCTGGCGGCCTTGCAGGCCCAGCCTTTGCTCGACTGGCAGCTGCGCCTGGGCGAAGGCTCGGGTGCGGCGCTGGCCTGGCCGCTGCTGGAGTCGGCCTGCGCGATGCTGCGCGACATGGCCAGCTTTGCATCGGCGGGTGTCAGCACCCAGAGCAACGCTTGA
- a CDS encoding cobyric acid synthase, whose protein sequence is MSARCIMVLGTSSGAGKSWVATALCAWYRAQGYKVAPFKAQNMSNNARVVATPDGQWGEIGTAQYLQALAAGAVPDVRMNPLLLKPEADARSQVVLFGQVDEALSKMPWRGRSLQVWPQIAQALDALRAENDVVVIEGAGSPAEINLHRSDVVNMRVARHCDAHCLLVADIDRGGAFAHLYGTWALLPPEEQSLIQGFVLNKFRGDAALLAPAPQMLQDMTGVPTVACIPMQFQHGLPEEDGVFDDRGSGGAGQPVHTCIAIVAYPRISNLDEFQPLLQLPGVRVVWARTPAQLSDADWVILPGSKATAADLAWMRQQGLDAAVARHAQAGKRVLGICGGLQMLGEALVDLHGVDGNAAGLGLLPLVTLFAQQKNVQPTRLLLPAVQAPWQALSGLVVTGYEIHHGQTELRPDMQAGAAQPAQELLPGLLWQGGAPQVLGTYVHGLFENATVIHALFGHDAPSLDQVFARMAQGVGEWFGGRLP, encoded by the coding sequence ATGAGCGCGCGCTGCATCATGGTGCTGGGCACCAGCAGTGGCGCGGGCAAAAGCTGGGTGGCCACGGCGCTGTGCGCCTGGTACCGGGCCCAGGGCTACAAGGTGGCGCCCTTCAAGGCGCAGAACATGAGCAACAACGCCCGCGTGGTGGCCACGCCGGATGGCCAGTGGGGCGAGATTGGCACCGCCCAGTACCTGCAGGCGCTCGCCGCAGGCGCCGTGCCCGATGTGCGCATGAATCCGTTGTTGCTCAAGCCCGAGGCCGACGCGCGCAGCCAGGTGGTGCTGTTTGGCCAGGTGGACGAGGCGCTGTCCAAAATGCCCTGGCGCGGCCGCAGCCTCCAGGTGTGGCCGCAGATCGCGCAGGCGCTCGATGCGCTGCGCGCCGAGAACGATGTGGTGGTGATCGAGGGAGCTGGGTCGCCCGCCGAGATCAATCTGCACCGCAGCGACGTGGTCAATATGCGCGTGGCGCGCCACTGCGATGCGCATTGCCTGCTGGTGGCCGATATCGACCGGGGCGGGGCCTTTGCCCACCTCTACGGCACCTGGGCGCTGCTGCCGCCCGAGGAGCAAAGCCTCATCCAGGGCTTTGTGCTCAACAAGTTTCGGGGCGATGCGGCCTTGCTGGCGCCGGCGCCGCAGATGCTGCAAGACATGACTGGTGTGCCCACGGTGGCCTGCATTCCGATGCAGTTCCAGCATGGCCTGCCCGAAGAAGACGGCGTGTTTGACGACCGGGGCAGTGGTGGTGCCGGGCAACCGGTGCACACCTGCATCGCCATCGTCGCCTACCCGCGCATCAGCAACCTCGACGAGTTCCAGCCGCTGCTGCAACTGCCAGGCGTGCGTGTGGTCTGGGCCCGCACGCCCGCGCAGCTGAGCGATGCGGACTGGGTGATTCTGCCGGGCAGCAAGGCCACCGCAGCCGATCTGGCCTGGATGCGCCAGCAGGGGCTGGATGCGGCTGTCGCCCGCCATGCGCAGGCGGGCAAACGGGTGCTGGGCATTTGCGGCGGCCTGCAGATGCTGGGCGAGGCGCTCGTCGATCTGCATGGCGTGGACGGCAATGCCGCCGGCCTGGGCCTGCTGCCGCTGGTGACGTTGTTTGCGCAGCAAAAGAATGTGCAGCCCACGCGCCTGCTGCTGCCTGCCGTGCAGGCGCCCTGGCAGGCCTTGAGCGGCCTGGTGGTGACGGGTTATGAAATCCACCACGGCCAGACCGAACTGCGCCCCGACATGCAGGCCGGCGCCGCCCAGCCCGCGCAGGAGCTGCTGCCCGGCCTGCTGTGGCAGGGCGGGGCGCCGCAGGTGCTGGGTACCTATGTGCATGGCCTGTTCGAGAATGCCACTGTCATCCATGCGCTGTTTGGCCACGATGCGCCCAGCCTGGACCAGGTCTTTGCGCGCATGGCCCAAGGGGTGGGCGAGTGGTTTGGAGGCCGCCTACCCTGA